From Triticum aestivum cultivar Chinese Spring chromosome 7B, IWGSC CS RefSeq v2.1, whole genome shotgun sequence:
CATCTCTGTGCTTTGAGGCTGTGGTAGGCCATCATTCAACGCTCCCATTGTAGGAGTAGGTTGCGTTGGGGGTTCACTGTGCTGCGTTGCTTGTTGTTCTGGCAGTACCCCTCTTTTCGCCGCAGCAATGGCAGGCTCAAGAACTTTTATTGCTTCATATAATATCTTGTATGCATCATCATTGCAACATGCATCAGAGGCGAGCCATGCCAACCTTCGGCACAAGGAGTTGTATTTGAGCGTGTTTGTCGAGGGGTGCCCAAATTCCAGCAATCGCCCAGTTCTGGCCATGCTTGTTGTTGCTGCTTCAGACCACCTTTCCAACAAGTATTGTTGTGGAATAACTTGCACATTGAGGTGCACCATCACCCTTATTATGTGGGCGCAAACCAGGCCATTCATCTCAAAGTAGTGGCAACTACATTGGAACACCCCTTCATCCATCATAACACGCACAGAGAAGAGCTTTGGGTTCTCATATAAGCTTGATGTTAGATTGAACATGAGGCCTCGCCCTTGGTACTCAGCGTCTTGGTTGATAATGTAGCCCGTAGACGCAGTCACTTGTTTCTGGAACTTGCCAAAGATGTTGCGTGTGTAGTAATCAGCAGCTTGGCGCTCAATGTTGTATCTGAAACATCACAAAAGGAAGCAAAGTTCTCAAAACAAAGCatgaaaaaacattttttttggatttttgctTTGGTATAGTGAAGCTGGCCTACCGAGAGTATATTGGAGGAGCAGTCGTTTCACCAGTGAACCCAGCATTGTCCTCGCGATCAAGCACAGTTTCCTGGCACAGTTCATACTGTTGCACAAACCTCCATACAGAATCAGCTGGACGAATCATTGTCTTGAAATATGAGTTCAGCCCCTCGGACCCGCCTGTCGTGCTTGTGAACGGGAAGAAATTGTTCTTGAAATACGCTGGAGCCCACATATGCCTTGTTCGCCACATGTTCTTCAAGTGTTTGTTTTCAGCAACTTCGAAACACTCCAACATGTGCTGCCATGTTTCCTCAAATTCTTCAACCGTTTCAGAGTTGTTGATACAAGTGTAAAACACATCTGCAAACGCCTCATTTCTGCTCAGCAGCCTCCCCAACTTAGAACGCGCGTTGCTAAACACATGAAACTTGCAACACCTATGGCAAGTATATGGGAGCACATGCTCTATAGCTGTTGCCATTGCTTGGTCTTGGTCAGTCATTATGTTCTTTGGATGCTCATTGTCCATTGCAACCATCCATTGCTCAAAGACCCACTTGAACGTTTCAATAGTCTCATCCGGCAACAAAGCACACCCGAGTGAAATGGTTTGGAGGTGATTGTTGATACCAACTATAGGACCAAAGGGCATGTTGTATCTGTTAGTGCAGAAGGTTGTGTCAAAGAACACGCAATCTTTATATTTTGGGTACAGCGACCTTGTCCTCCCATCAACCCAAAACAATGCAGTGACAGAGTTCGTGGCTGGATCTTTTTTCTTCGCAAAGAAAAACTCTGGATTCTCAGCCTTCCTCCTCTCAAAGTACTTCACTGTCATATCCATGTCCTGTTGTGTTATCGCTTCCCGAAGCTTTGCACGTTCATTCGCAACATCCCTCTTCACGTACGGCAGTATCCTAGGGTCACCTCCATGTATCCTGCCAAGCAAACTCATGCAATCTGAATTTGACAGGTTAATATCATGCAACGTCAACAAGAGTTCATAATCTTCAGCAGGTATTTTGCGGTGCGAGCGGTAGTATCTAACACGCTCTGGTTGCTACATCAGTGGATGTGTATGCTCTGCAACAAAGCAAGTGACTGTCAATCTCCCATCCCTAAGCCCAACAATCATGTGTGCCTTACAATCATGACGGAGAATCCTGTTTTTTTGACGCGTTCTTGTCACATCCATTTCAGCACTAGGGCGCCTGCTGGAGTTGCTTATTTCTGTCGCAATGCTCTCTGAGGTGCTACTTGTTTCCGGTTTATCGGGCTTTCTAGCGTGCACACACCCAAAGACCCTCTTGATCATTATTGCATCCTCTTGCTTCTGTCCTCTCTTTTGGCTGTACTTTGTAGAAGATATATGTGTGCCGAATCCCAACTTGAAGGCATAGTCATTGTAGAATTTCTGGGCATCCTTAAATGTGTCAAACACCATGCCAACATAGGGCGATAATGGCTGTGATGAAACATCTCCATCATCTGAATCATCTTGCATCACATCATTAGCACGCAACAATCCCTCTGAATCTTCATGATTATCGACAGAAAAGTTGTCTTGGACATAGCTCTCTTCCCCTTCAGCACCAGCTCCCTGAAATAAGTCACATGTTTTTCATGTAAATAGAGAGGTCTTGGTTGAAAGTATTTTTTCCTATAGTTGCTATAAACAATTCTATTTGTTGTTTCAGAAATTCAGGTACACAGATACATGTATCAATTGTATTTCAGCTTCATTTGCACACAAATTTACAGTCAATGGCCTTttctcacacaagcacacacatTCAAAATTGTATCATAGGTTGATAAATAACCACTAACAGAGAGGATCATGTTTTTGCAGAGATAGAGCAAGCACACATGAGTTTCAGGAAACTCACATAgatgtgtgtgggcatttgccTTGGTTCCACCACACACATGAAACAAATCTGAATTTTCTAGCTGCCACACACATAAAACAAATAGGAAATTCTACCAATGTTTCTGATACATAGGGTTTTCCATGAGTTTCAGAGACACGCAAGTGTTCATGTTTTTTCAGAGTTAGGAAACTCACCCAGCTGCTGTGATTTGATCT
This genomic window contains:
- the LOC123157712 gene encoding protein FAR1-RELATED SEQUENCE 9-like; this translates as MQDDSDDGDVSSQPLSPYVGMVFDTFKDAQKFYNDYAFKLGFGTHISSTKYSQKRGQKQEDAIMIKRVFGCVHARKPDKPETSSTSESIATEISNSSRRPSAEMDVTRTRQKNRILQRVRYYRSHRKIPAEDYELLLTLHDINLSNSDCMSLLGRIHGGDPRILPYVKRDVANERAKLREAITQQDMDMTVKYFERRKAENPEFFFAKKKDPATNSVTALFWVDGRTRSLYPKYKDCVFFDTTFCTNRYNMPFGPIVGINNHLQTISLGCALLPDETIETFKWVFEQWMVAMDNEHPKNIMTDQDQAMATAIEHVLPYTCHRCCKFHVFSNARSKLGRLLSRNEAFADVFYTCINNSETVEEFEETWQHMLECFEVAENKHLKNMWRTRHMWAPAYFKNNFFPFTSTTGGSEGLNSYFKTMIRPADSVWRFVQQYELCQETVLDREDNAGFTGETTAPPIYSRYNIERQAADYYTRNIFGKFQKQVTASTGYIINQDAEYQGRGLMFNLTSSLYENPKLFSVRVMMDEGVFQCSCHYFEMNGLVCAHIIRVMVHLNVQVIPQQYLLERWSEAATTSMARTGRLLEFGHPSTNTLKYNSLCRRLAWLASDACCNDDAYKILYEAIKVLEPAIAAAKRGVLPEQQATQHSEPPTQPTPTMGALNDGLPQPQSTEMLRNPARFPKKGRPTEREKRKKTLVEQLDDKQKKKSKQEEKKPMAEVKPKSEKRSIRCKFCKEEGHNVQTCGPLKAATEAATTPPTCQFCSEVGHTVTTCAYWRAMMTNDPRNAQATRLNL